In one window of Drosophila innubila isolate TH190305 chromosome 2L unlocalized genomic scaffold, UK_Dinn_1.0 4_B_2L, whole genome shotgun sequence DNA:
- the LOC117781084 gene encoding uncharacterized protein LOC117781084: METNTTSLLPYVLDLLSRKPDLSSTTEELCEHMKDVVIEDVISPFGSLQRAVEFAIELGMNIGLLSLTEEKVLMPFKLKPSASNIKNTALPPTQCRSLIKRLAKTLCLQKIINNLYQTETHIGFSFAFGYVRKSV, translated from the exons atggaaacaaaTACAACATCCTTGCTGCCATACGTGTTGGATCTGCTCAGTCGAAAGCCAGATTTAA GCTCAACCACCGAAGAGCTGTGCGAGCATATGAAGGATGTGGTCATCGAGGATGTGATCAGTCCATTTGGATCATTGCAACGTGCCGTGGAATTTGCCATCGAGCTGGGCATGAATATTGGACTACTCTCTCTGACTGAGGAGAAGGTGCTAATGCCATTCAAACTGAAGCCAAGCGCATCGAATATCAAGAATACAGCACTGCCGCCGACACAGTGTCGCAGTTTGATCAAACGTCTGGCCAAAACG CTTTGCCTACAAAAAATCATCAATAATCTGTATCAAACCGAAACGCATATTGGTTTTAGTTTCGCTTTCGGCTATGTTCGAAAATCTGTTTAG
- the LOC117780828 gene encoding LOW QUALITY PROTEIN: uncharacterized protein LOC117780828 (The sequence of the model RefSeq protein was modified relative to this genomic sequence to represent the inferred CDS: inserted 1 base in 1 codon), producing MCRCCQNCLEDLYWNCFEERFCYDESIANYNADDDEEYLAAQKNGTIIGRIQPTAADNNNLLTVPQPICDQPMGRGNCTPMSAKIHEEDYRRVTQTNVPMLGPEILAVFANSQIFQDHQPTKLNRISTKTYLAGIHSPNKEMPTTPRLSEQERLLRRLEAGLQVDATDSTKPEVGVAVPEKRITFTLAPSDSSPEGSQTLTPKKFESIVEEEKEEDKDEEVILRPRLIDRHPHLLPNVGGLSATSKRILRSAKSVPHMHVRDASSETDIFAITGTGSQISMTPEVPSISFSNLPKNYEDTPTIEKYRVSQSLYSIQNANAARASQDDYSMPRYFRRSNMLMTQSTEILPGSTSLASISTSAASTSSSXDELRRPEQAKSKRLQMLRGNLPPLLIHSVSFKRNRDESKQVD from the exons ATGTGCCGCTGTTGTCAAAA CTGCTTGGAAGATCTTTACTGGAATTGTTTTGAGGAACGTTTTTGCTACGATGAATCGATTG CCAACTACAATGCCGATGACGATGAGGAATATCTGGCGGCCCAGAAGAATGGCACCATCATTGGACGGATTCAGCCGACGGcggcagacaacaacaatttgttgacaGTGCCACAGCCAATTTGTGATCAGCCCATGGGTCGCGGAAACTGTACTCCGATGAG tgcCAAGATACACGAAGAGGATTATCGACGTGTGACACAGACAAATGTACCGATGCTTGGGCCAGAGATATTGGCCGTGTTTGCCAATTCGCAGATCTTTCAGGATCATCAGCCGACAAAATTGAATCGCATCAGTACAAAGACATATTTGGCTGGCATCCATTCGCCCAACAAGGAGATGCCAACAACACCGCGTCTCAGCGAACAGGAGCGTCTGCTGCGGCGTCTGGAAG CTGGTCTTCAGGTCGATGCCACGGACTCTACAAAACCGGAAGTTGGAGTTGCTGTGCCGGAGAAGAGGATAACTTTCACCTTGGCTCCGTCGGACTCATCGCCGGAGGGAAGTCAGACATTGACGCCGAAGAAGTTTGAGTCGATTGTCGAGGAGGAGAAGGAAGAAGACAAGGATGAGGAGGTGATATTGCGACCACGTCTCATCGATCGCCATCCCCATCTGTTGCCCAATGTCGGCGGATTATCGGCAACATCGAAGCGCATTCTACGCTCGGCGAAGAGTGTGCCACATATGCATGTGAGAGATGCGTCCAGTGAGACAGATATATTTGCAATTACCGGCACAGGCAGTCAGATTAGCATGACACCGGAGGTGCCATCCATATCGTTCAGTAATCTGCCGAAGAACTACGAGGATACGCCGACCATTGAGAAGTATCGCGTCTCGCAGAGTCTCTATTCCATTCAGAATGCGAATGCGGCACGTGCCTCGCAGGATGATTACTCCATGCCACGTTATTTCCGACGCTCCAACATGCTGATGACCCAGAGCACTGAGATTCTGCCGGGCTCCACATCACTCGCCTCCATTTCCACGTCTGCCGCCTCCACGTCATCGT AGGACGAACTGCGTCGTCCCGAGCAGGCGAAGAGTAAACGCCTCCAAATGCTGCGTGGCAATCTGCCTCCTCTTCTTATACACTCCGTATCCTTTAAGCGCAATCGAGATGAGAGCAAGCAGGTGGACTAG
- the LOC117781394 gene encoding anaphase-promoting complex subunit 11-like translates to MKVTIKSWTGVASWRWIANDENCGICRMSFESTCPECALPGDDCPLVWGVCSHCFHMHCIVKWLNLQQLNKQCPMCRQSWKFNIH, encoded by the coding sequence atgaaagtaaCAATCAAGTCATGGACGGGAGTTGCATCTTGGCGTTGGATAGCGAATGACGAGAACTGTGGCATCTGTCGCATGTCCTTCGAGAGCACCTGTCCCGAGTGTGCGCTGCCCGGCGACGATTGCCCACTGGTGTGGGGTGTCTGCTCCCACTGCTTCCACATGCACTGCATTGTCAAGTGGCTGAACTTGCAACAGTTGAACAAACAGTGTCCAATGTGCCGCCAAAGTTGGAAATTCAATATACACTAA
- the LOC117781393 gene encoding LOW QUALITY PROTEIN: midnolin homolog (The sequence of the model RefSeq protein was modified relative to this genomic sequence to represent the inferred CDS: deleted 1 base in 1 codon) codes for MMDNSEQPQRQQNSLAGLPPLPKSLSAAAATAIGHVQGQGHGHAHARGHTPGHSHSHGHVRSHTSSPAASVGALTAATGDLYLGPSTSSAARNRNYNGHGRHGSLSSTQESLSDRESVHSRASSTHSASGSTATPTNTNNASSTIDNQLAILRREMYGLRQLDLSLLSQLWALNESIQGFRVFLQEQEALSPPSRSRTPSDANSLSSDEDDGTYAPVALPKLHAPPAAMTMAASLASPAVSVGLPTKLATGSTTSHASTSSTSGASGSSSAASSMGKHHHHQQQQQQQQQQQQLPHYHQHTIIIVLAPPAPPAQHKAHPQLPRILQQRMRHAPPPPPPTRPSGGASSSSSNHSISSVTQQQQQLHPHHQRNV; via the exons ATGATGGATAATTCGGAGCAACCTCAAAGGCAGCAAAATTCGTTAGCTGGTTTGCCACCACTGCCAAAAAGTCTGAGTGCAGCGGCTGCCACTGCAATTGGACATGTTCAAGGTCAAGGTCATGGACATGCACATGCACGTGGTCACACTCCcggtcacagtcacagtcatgGACATGTGCGCTCGCACACATCCTCGCCAGCTGCGTCGGTGGGCGCCTTAACGGCCGCCACGGGGGATCTGTATCTGGGACCATCCACCTCGTCGGCGGCACGCAATCGCAACTACAATGGCCATGGACGACATGGCAGTCTGTCGTCCACACAGGAGTCCCTCAGCGATCGCGAGAGCGTGCACAGTCGTGCCTCGTCGACGCACAGCGCCAGCGGCAGCACGGCCACGcctacaaacacaaacaacgcGTCCAGCACAATTGACAACCAGCTGGCGATATTACGCCGTGAAATGTACGGACTGCGTCAGCTGGATTTGTCGCTGCTATCGCAATTGTGGGCACTGAACGAATCGATACAGGGATTCCGTGTATTCCTGCAGGAGCAGGAGGCTCTGTCGCCGCCATCGCGTTCCCGCACGCCCTCCGATGCCAACTCACTGTCGTCCGACGAGGATGATGGCACCTATGCGCCAGTTGCGCTGCCCAAGCTCCATGCACCGCCGGCTGCCATGACAATGGCGGCATCATTGGCATCGCCAGCGGTCAGCGTGGGATTGCCCACGAAATTGGCCACCGGCTCAACCACATCGCATGCCTCGACCAGCTCCACATCGGGTGCATCGGGATCCTCGTCGGCAGCCTCCTCCATGGGcaaacatcatcatcaccagcaacaacagcagcaacagcaacaacaacagcagctgccacattatcatcaacat accatcatcatcgttCTGGCGCCACCAGCGCCGCCGGCTCAGCACAAGGCGCATCCGCAGCTGCCGCGCATCTTGCAACAACGCATGCGACATGCACCACCGCCTCCTCCACCCACAAGACCCAGCGGCGgtgcaagcagcagcagcagcaatcacaGCATCAGCAGTGtcacccaacaacaacaacagctgcatcCGCATCACCAAAGGAACGTATGA